The proteins below come from a single Drosophila miranda strain MSH22 chromosome Y unlocalized genomic scaffold, D.miranda_PacBio2.1 Contig_Y1_pilon, whole genome shotgun sequence genomic window:
- the LOC117191393 gene encoding uncharacterized protein LOC117191393, translating into MSNISLSSGTDSVGHMDRGSSSSLASSATVGTNTITSGISKECANYPVGSQSARPYVQLPGIHISNPPQYGPGNMQEIDAGKMAHNGKALTGRYNATPTYGFDNEQNYCLNSQQLPSPMPPPPYALARVSSTRNFELENHTPPACPGSGPIAMTNGTIQLRLRDGVRIDMTLDKAVRVLNQRSMVAVALSRNCSNSALIHPNGRILQSGAKVEIVTYDGMKGNNFVRYAKMWYKGVSFTSEACALIYLVDTAGTRTTTDTFTDLTKDYTLAVFYDDSRHGPSYMAEAHDVIANSAYTCTEDGTEIYDINGFRITQAADGLVKVTRVDNQCLIRTSPGNGSATLTTPGIHCTASLGKTSHLFVRRNEKRMHFDGSCFIVRNAGHSTGFNENILLIVY; encoded by the exons atgagcaacatctcgctgtcctccggcacggactccgtgggccacatggatcgcggcagcagctccagtctcGCTAGCAGCGCCACCGTTGGCACCAACACCATCACCAGCGGCATTTCCAAGGAGTGCGCCAATTACCCCGTCGGCAGTCAGTCGGCCCGTCCATACGTCCAACTGCCGGGCATACACATTTCCAACCCTCCCCAGTACGGGCCAGGGAATATGCAGGAAATAGACGCTGGCAAAATGGCGCACAACGGCAAGGCACTCACAGGGCGCTacaatgccacgcccacctatgGCTTCGACAACGAGCAGAACTACTGCCTG AATTCCCAACAGTTGCCGTCTCCAATGCCCCCTCCACCATACGCCTTGGCACGCGTGAGCAGCACACGCAACTTCGAGCTCGAGAACCACACACCGCCGGCATGTCCCGGCTCTGGACCCATTGCCATGACGAACGGCACCATCCAGTTGCGCCTCCGCGATGGCGTGCG CATTGACATGACTCTGGACAAGGCGGTGCGCGTGCTCAATCAGCGCAGCATGGTGGCAGTTGCTCTATcacgcaactgcagcaactcggctttgatccaccccaatggacgcatcttgcagagcggcgctaaagtcgaaatagtcacctacgacggcatgaagggcaataactttgT TCGCTATGCCAAGATGTGGTACAAGGGTGTGAGCTTCACCAGCGAGGCGTGCGCTCTCATCTACCTGGTGGACACAGCCGGGACGCGCACCACAACCGACACTTTCACCGATCTGACCAAGGACTACACCCTGGCAGTGTTCTATGA CGACTCGCGCCATGGTCCCTCTTATATGGCTGAAGCCCATGACGTGATTGCCAATTCAGCTTACACCTGTACCGAGGATGGCACTGAGATCTATGACATCAACGGATTTCGCATCACCCAGGCAGCCGATGGCCTGGTGAAGGTCACTCGTGTGGACAACCAGTGCTTGATTCGCACCAGTCCCGGCAATGGATCGGCCACTTTGACCACACCTGGCATCCATTGCACTGCCTCTCTGGGCAAGACCTCGCATCTGTTTGTTCG TCGCAATGAGAAGCGCATGCACTTCGATGGATCCTGTTTCATTGTACGCAACGCCGGACACTCCACCGGCTTCAATGAGAACATCCTGCTCATTGTCTACTGA
- the LOC117191466 gene encoding uncharacterized protein LOC117191466, whose protein sequence is MKGNNFVRYDKMWYKGVSFTSEACALIYLVDTAGTRTTTDTFTDLTKDYTLAVFYDDSRHGPSYMAEAHDVIANSAYTCTEDGTEIYDINGFRITQAADGLVKVTRVDNKCLIRTSPGNGSATLTTPGIHCTASLGKTSHLGNEKGMHFDGSCFIVRNAGHSAGFNENNLLIVY, encoded by the exons atgaagggcaataactttgT TCGCTATGACAAGATGTGGTACAAGGGTGTGAGCTTCACCAGCGAGGCGTGCGCTCTCATCTACCTGGTGGACACAGCCGGGACGCGCACCACAACCGACACTTTCACCGATCTGACCAAGGACTACACCCTGGCAGTGTTCTATGA TGACTCGCGCCATGGTCCCTCTTATATGGCTGAAGCCCATGACGTGATTGCCAATTCAGCTTACACCTGTACCGAGGATGGCACTGAGATCTATGACATAAACGGATTTCGCATCACCCAGGCAGCCGATGGCCTGGTGAAGGTAACTCGTGTGGACAACAAGTGCTTGATTCGCACCAGTCCCGGCAATGGATCGGCCACTTTGACCACACCTGGCATCCATTGCACTGCCtctctgggaaagacctcgcatct TGGCAATGAGAAGGGCATGCACTTCGATGGATCCTGTTTCATTGTACGCAACGCCGGACACTCCGCCGGCTTCAATGAGAACAACCTGCTCATTGTCTACTAA
- the LOC117190790 gene encoding uncharacterized protein LOC117190790 yields MKGNNFVRYDKMWYKGVSFTSEACALIYLVDTAGTRTTTDTFTDLTKDYTLAVFYDDSRHGPSYMAEAHDVIANSAYTCTEDGTEIYDINGFRITQAADGLVKVTRVDNKCLIRTSPGNGSATLTTPGIHCTASLGKTSHLFVRRNEKRMHFDGSCFIVRNAGHSAGFNENNLLIVY; encoded by the exons atgaagggcaataactttgT TCGCTATGACAAGATGTGGTACAAGGGTGTGAGCTTCACCAGCGAGGCGTGCGCTCTCATCTACCTGGTGGATACAGCCGGGACGCGCACCACAACCGACACTTTCACCGATCTGACCAAGGACTACACCCTGGCAGTGTTCTATGA TGACTCGCGCCATGGTCCCTCTTATATGGCTGAAGCCCATGACGTGATTGCCAATTCAGCTTACACCTGTACCGAGGATGGCACTGAGATCTATGACATAAACGGATTTCGCATCACCCAGGCAGCCGATGGCCTGGTGAAGGTCACTCGTGTGGACAACAAGTGCTTGATTCGCACCAGTCCCGGCAATGGATCGGCCACTTTGACCACACCTGGCATCCATTGCACTGCCtctctgggaaagacctcgcatctgtttgttcg TCGCAATGAGAAGCGCATGCACTTCGATGGATCCTGTTTCATTGTACGCAACGCCGGACACTCCGCCGGCTTCAATGAGAACAACCTGCTCATTGTCTACTAA